From a single Desulfovibrio sp. UIB00 genomic region:
- the uvrA gene encoding excinuclease ABC subunit UvrA encodes MNTSKPCIHIEKARQHNLKNISLDIPRDELVVICGPSGSGKSTLAFDIVYAEGQRRYVESLSAYARQFLPQMDKPDVEKIEGLSPAISLEQQSVSRNPRSTVGTVTEIYDFLRVFFARLGRMYCPQCGRPIEARAADEIIGDIMALPQGTKFMVMAPLVELQKGTHQDKFKKLKAEGFARVRVNGEFYTLDDVPTLDKNKKHSIDLVVDRLVNKEGIRGRLADSVELALRYGEGRLVLHEPDKAAAGQEADTVHSTTSVCAHCRISLPAPSPQLFSFNGPQGACPRCVGLGGVDYFEPRLIAPNMGLSLNTGALLPWATDKMFSRYEDALKALGKRFKFQLSTPLEQFSEDALSALFYGEDEQGRPARASLGLRRNWMGGSVALGAGGDYQSEHFSDALRAQGQVGVSEKRWPGVIPLLESGMQYGDAWREALSRFRQTMDCPDCHGARLNTNALSVRVDDLNIAQFCNLSVERALEWLEKREFTGRHVVIAEPLMKELTHRLSFMRSVGLEYLSLGRSMSTLSGGEAQRIRLASQLGSGLVGVTYVLDEPSIGLHPRDNERLLGTLRSLQARGNTVLVVEHDEATICAADTVIELGPGSGSQGGEIMFQGRVDDLLGKADTLTARYLRGDDVIALPDERREGQGALVMHGITTNNLRDIDCRIPLGVLTCVTGVSGSGKSSLVVDTLYKHVALNLGLRVDQPGTIGGLEYEKGSAPVERIVAIDQTPIGRTPRSNPATYTKIFDEIRNIFAMTQDARKRGYRPGRFSFNVRGGRCEACGGDGQIRVEMHFLPDVYVTCDVCKGKRYNHETLEVRYKGLNIAEVLDLTVHQARQLFENYPSLERRLAVLEEVGLEYLRLGQPATTLSGGEAQRIKISRELGKRSLPGTMYILDEPTTGLHMHEVGKLIKVLHALVDRGASVVVIEHNTDMILASDHVLDMGPGGGENGGQIVSAGTPEAIVADPNSVTGRFLMQERLDRLKRRRE; translated from the coding sequence ATGAACACAAGCAAGCCCTGCATCCACATCGAAAAGGCCCGCCAGCACAATCTCAAAAACATAAGCCTGGACATCCCCCGCGATGAGCTGGTGGTGATTTGCGGCCCGTCAGGTTCCGGCAAATCAACGCTGGCGTTCGACATCGTGTACGCCGAAGGCCAGCGCCGCTATGTGGAATCGCTGTCTGCCTACGCCCGCCAGTTTTTGCCCCAGATGGACAAGCCGGACGTGGAAAAGATCGAGGGGCTTTCGCCCGCCATATCGCTTGAGCAGCAGAGCGTTTCGCGCAACCCGCGTTCAACCGTGGGAACAGTCACGGAAATTTACGACTTTCTGCGCGTGTTTTTTGCCCGGCTTGGGCGCATGTATTGCCCCCAGTGCGGGCGGCCCATCGAGGCGCGCGCCGCTGATGAAATCATTGGCGATATCATGGCTCTGCCGCAGGGCACCAAGTTTATGGTCATGGCTCCGCTGGTGGAACTTCAGAAGGGCACGCATCAGGACAAGTTCAAAAAGCTCAAGGCCGAAGGCTTTGCCCGTGTGCGCGTCAACGGCGAGTTTTACACCTTGGACGATGTGCCCACGCTGGACAAGAACAAGAAGCACTCCATTGATCTGGTGGTTGACCGCCTGGTGAACAAGGAGGGCATTCGCGGGCGTCTGGCGGATTCTGTTGAGCTGGCCCTGCGCTATGGCGAAGGGCGTCTTGTGCTGCACGAGCCGGACAAGGCCGCCGCAGGGCAGGAGGCAGACACAGTGCACTCCACCACCTCGGTATGTGCGCACTGCCGTATTTCGCTGCCCGCACCCAGCCCGCAGCTGTTTTCGTTCAACGGGCCGCAGGGCGCCTGCCCGCGCTGCGTAGGCCTTGGCGGCGTGGATTATTTTGAACCCCGCCTCATTGCGCCCAATATGGGGCTTTCGCTGAATACGGGCGCGCTGTTGCCCTGGGCCACGGACAAGATGTTCAGCCGCTATGAGGACGCCCTCAAGGCTCTGGGCAAGCGCTTCAAATTTCAGCTTTCCACGCCGCTGGAGCAGTTTAGCGAAGACGCGCTTTCCGCCCTTTTTTACGGCGAGGATGAACAGGGCCGCCCCGCGCGCGCCTCGTTGGGCCTGCGCCGTAACTGGATGGGCGGCAGCGTGGCCCTTGGCGCTGGCGGCGATTATCAGAGCGAGCATTTTTCTGACGCACTGCGCGCGCAGGGGCAGGTGGGCGTGAGCGAAAAACGCTGGCCCGGCGTTATTCCTCTGCTTGAAAGCGGCATGCAGTATGGCGATGCATGGCGCGAGGCGCTTTCGCGTTTTCGGCAGACCATGGACTGCCCCGACTGCCACGGAGCGCGGCTGAACACCAACGCGCTCTCCGTGCGGGTGGACGATCTGAATATCGCGCAGTTCTGCAACCTTTCGGTCGAGCGCGCGCTGGAATGGCTTGAAAAACGGGAATTTACGGGACGACATGTGGTCATTGCCGAGCCGCTTATGAAGGAACTGACCCACCGCCTGTCGTTCATGCGCAGCGTGGGGCTTGAGTATCTTTCGCTGGGGCGCTCCATGTCCACTCTTTCCGGCGGCGAGGCCCAGCGCATCCGTCTGGCATCGCAACTCGGTTCAGGCCTTGTGGGCGTCACCTACGTGCTGGACGAACCCTCCATCGGCCTGCATCCGCGTGACAACGAGCGGTTGCTGGGAACCCTGCGGTCGCTTCAGGCGCGCGGTAATACCGTGCTTGTGGTGGAGCATGACGAAGCCACCATCTGCGCGGCGGATACGGTCATTGAACTTGGCCCAGGCTCCGGCTCGCAGGGCGGCGAAATCATGTTTCAGGGGCGGGTGGACGACCTGCTCGGCAAGGCGGACACGCTCACTGCCCGCTATTTGCGTGGCGATGACGTGATCGCCCTGCCGGACGAACGGCGTGAAGGGCAGGGGGCGCTGGTCATGCACGGCATCACCACCAACAACCTGCGCGATATTGACTGCCGCATCCCTTTGGGCGTGCTGACCTGCGTGACCGGTGTTTCCGGCTCCGGCAAAAGTTCGCTTGTGGTGGATACGCTCTACAAGCATGTGGCCCTGAACCTTGGCCTGCGCGTGGATCAGCCCGGCACCATCGGCGGGCTGGAATACGAAAAAGGCTCTGCGCCTGTGGAACGTATTGTGGCCATTGACCAGACGCCCATTGGGCGCACGCCGCGTTCCAACCCTGCCACTTACACCAAGATTTTTGACGAGATTCGCAATATTTTTGCCATGACCCAGGACGCCCGCAAACGCGGCTACAGGCCGGGGCGTTTCAGCTTTAACGTGCGTGGGGGGCGTTGCGAAGCCTGCGGCGGTGATGGGCAGATTCGCGTTGAAATGCACTTCTTGCCCGACGTGTACGTGACCTGCGATGTGTGCAAGGGCAAACGCTATAACCACGAAACCCTTGAAGTGCGCTACAAGGGGTTGAACATCGCCGAGGTGCTCGACCTCACCGTACATCAGGCCCGCCAGCTCTTTGAAAACTATCCCTCGCTGGAGCGCCGCCTTGCCGTGCTGGAAGAAGTGGGGCTGGAATACCTGCGACTTGGGCAGCCCGCCACCACGCTTTCGGGCGGCGAAGCACAACGCATCAAGATTTCGCGCGAACTGGGCAAGCGATCCCTGCCAGGAACCATGTATATTCTTGACGAGCCGACTACTGGCCTGCACATGCACGAGGTGGGCAAGCTCATCAAGGTACTGCATGCATTGGTGGACAGGGGAGCCAGCGTGGTGGTTATCGAGCATAATACAGACATGATTCTGGCATCCGACCATGTGCTGGATATGGGCCCCGGCGGCGGCGAGAACGGCGGCCAGATCGTCTCTGCCGGAACGCCCGAGGCCATCGTTGCCGACCCCAATTCCGTCACCGGGCGCTTCCTCATGCAGGAGAGGCTGGACAGGCTCAAGCGCAGACGGGAATAA
- a CDS encoding DMT family transporter produces the protein MNNPALICQAYAFATVVLWSTAYVYTKVALAFFTPGPLGLLRCAVASLAFVGILLARGRARGGFFVPSARHLPLFAAAGLSGFTLYLLAFNEGSITLNPTTNCIVISTAPILTAALARLFFSERLPVLRWLALALAFGGVVVMNGGGQGFMLAPGMGWVLVAAVLISLYNITQRALSRHYGSMEIAAWSFFAGTLFLLYCLPQTIAQVQAAPARALWLALFLGIFPSAAAYLLWTRALALAPRTSLVTNYMFLTPFLSMLLDFAVTGGLPDASTFAGGAIIMGALLLFSLAGKRG, from the coding sequence ATGAACAATCCCGCGCTGATCTGTCAGGCCTATGCCTTTGCCACTGTTGTACTGTGGTCGACCGCCTATGTGTACACCAAGGTTGCGCTGGCATTTTTTACTCCGGGGCCGCTGGGCCTTTTGCGCTGCGCTGTGGCGTCGCTGGCCTTTGTTGGCATCTTGCTGGCAAGGGGCAGGGCGCGCGGGGGATTTTTTGTTCCTTCTGCCCGGCATCTGCCCCTGTTTGCGGCAGCAGGGCTGAGCGGCTTTACACTGTATCTGCTGGCCTTCAATGAGGGTTCCATTACCCTCAACCCCACCACCAACTGCATTGTCATTTCCACGGCTCCCATTCTGACGGCGGCGTTGGCGCGTCTGTTCTTCAGCGAGCGTTTGCCCGTGCTGCGCTGGCTTGCGCTTGCGCTGGCATTTGGCGGCGTGGTGGTAATGAACGGCGGCGGGCAGGGATTTATGCTGGCCCCCGGCATGGGCTGGGTGCTGGTGGCCGCAGTGCTCATAAGCCTGTACAATATTACGCAGCGCGCCTTGTCGCGGCACTACGGCTCCATGGAAATCGCCGCCTGGAGTTTTTTTGCGGGTACGCTGTTTTTGCTGTACTGCCTGCCGCAAACCATTGCCCAGGTGCAGGCTGCGCCCGCCAGAGCGCTGTGGCTTGCGCTTTTTCTGGGGATTTTCCCCAGCGCCGCAGCATACCTGCTCTGGACAAGAGCCCTTGCCCTGGCCCCGCGCACAAGCCTTGTGACCAACTACATGTTCCTGACGCCCTTTTTGTCCATGCTGCTTGATTTTGCGGTGACGGGCGGGCTGCCTGATGCCTCCACCTTTGCGGGCGGCGCGATCATCATGGGGGCTTTGTTGCTGTTCAGCCTTGCGGGCAAGCGGGGCTAA
- a CDS encoding RNA methyltransferase — protein sequence MPKEPTARRKARFLEVLSHRQPDLTLVLANIHDPHNVSAIYRSCDAFGVSRVHLYYTNTAFPALGRKTSASARKWVETERHKTCEGMMAELRGQGMQVLATSFTEKARPMREWDFTRPTAVIMGNEHSGVEPELLAAADGELYIPMYGMIQSFNVSVASAIILAEAARQREAAGMYATPRFDEATLATRLGEWLEK from the coding sequence ATGCCCAAAGAACCCACGGCACGGCGCAAGGCCCGCTTTCTGGAAGTGCTGAGTCACCGCCAGCCGGACCTTACGCTGGTGCTTGCCAATATCCACGACCCGCACAACGTTTCGGCCATTTACCGTTCGTGCGATGCCTTTGGCGTCAGCCGCGTGCACCTGTATTATACCAACACGGCATTTCCCGCTTTGGGGCGCAAAACATCGGCCTCGGCCCGCAAATGGGTAGAAACCGAGCGCCACAAAACCTGCGAAGGCATGATGGCAGAGCTGCGCGGTCAGGGGATGCAGGTGCTTGCCACCTCGTTTACAGAAAAGGCCCGCCCCATGCGGGAATGGGATTTTACCCGCCCCACGGCTGTGATTATGGGCAACGAGCACAGCGGCGTTGAGCCGGAACTGCTCGCTGCCGCAGATGGCGAGCTGTACATTCCCATGTACGGCATGATCCAGAGCTTCAACGTGTCTGTGGCTTCAGCCATCATTCTTGCAGAAGCAGCACGCCAGCGCGAGGCCGCAGGCATGTACGCCACCCCTCGCTTTGATGAGGCAACTCTCGCAACCCGTCTTGGAGAGTGGCTGGAAAAATAG
- a CDS encoding sodium:proton antiporter, translated as MNLLRLSAYALSALLLTPYTALAAADHLTVPGTLSAWWIIPFAGMLLSIAILPLTAHIFWEHHRGKISIFWALTFLVPCLAVYGPGVTFYEFCHIILLDYVPFLVLLFSLYTVAGGVRLKGSLTGTPPVNLGILAIGTVLASWMGTTGAAMLLVRPLLRANAHRKYRVHSVVFFIFLVANIGGSLSPLGDPPLFLGFLKGVDFFWTTSHLFLKTLSLSTALLAIYFVLDMVLYNKEGRPVPPINPAEAAPARPGQAMHSQEKLGLDGKINLLFLLGVVTAVLLSGLFPLGTIATVGGVPLEAQNVLRDAALLCLAWLSMRYTSRRCRELNGFTWGPIEEVAQLFFGIFVSMIPAMAILKAGTSGALAPLVELVSRDGQPVNAMYFWLTGVLSSFLDNAPTYMVFFNTAGGDAQTLMYHMPETLAAISAGAVFMGACSYIGNAPNFMVRAIAEDQGVRMPGFFGYILWSVCILVPLFALLTWFFFT; from the coding sequence ATGAATCTACTCCGCCTCTCTGCATATGCTCTGAGCGCACTGCTGCTTACTCCCTACACGGCTCTTGCCGCCGCCGACCATCTTACAGTTCCCGGCACCCTCTCCGCATGGTGGATCATCCCTTTTGCGGGCATGCTGCTTTCCATAGCCATACTGCCGCTGACCGCCCATATTTTCTGGGAACATCACCGGGGCAAGATTTCCATTTTCTGGGCGCTCACCTTTCTTGTGCCATGCCTAGCTGTCTATGGCCCAGGCGTGACCTTCTATGAATTCTGCCACATCATCCTGCTGGATTACGTGCCCTTCCTTGTACTCCTTTTTTCGCTGTACACGGTTGCAGGTGGAGTGCGCCTTAAAGGTTCGCTCACAGGCACGCCGCCAGTGAATCTGGGCATTCTTGCCATAGGAACTGTGCTGGCAAGCTGGATGGGCACCACAGGGGCAGCCATGCTGCTTGTGCGCCCACTGCTGCGGGCCAATGCGCACCGCAAATACCGCGTGCATTCTGTGGTATTTTTCATTTTTCTGGTGGCAAACATCGGCGGCTCACTCTCGCCGCTGGGCGACCCGCCGCTGTTTCTGGGTTTTTTGAAGGGCGTGGACTTTTTCTGGACAACCTCGCACCTGTTTTTGAAGACCCTGAGCCTTTCCACCGCCCTGCTGGCAATCTATTTTGTTCTGGACATGGTGCTCTATAACAAAGAAGGCCGCCCCGTACCGCCGATCAACCCTGCTGAAGCCGCGCCCGCAAGACCGGGGCAGGCAATGCACAGCCAGGAAAAACTCGGACTTGACGGCAAGATCAACCTGCTGTTCCTGCTGGGCGTGGTGACTGCCGTGCTGCTTTCCGGCCTGTTCCCGCTGGGAACCATAGCCACGGTGGGCGGCGTGCCGCTGGAAGCCCAAAACGTGCTGCGCGATGCCGCCCTGCTCTGCCTGGCGTGGCTTTCCATGCGCTATACCAGCCGCAGATGCCGCGAACTGAACGGCTTTACGTGGGGGCCCATTGAAGAAGTGGCCCAACTGTTCTTTGGTATTTTTGTCAGCATGATCCCGGCCATGGCCATTCTCAAGGCAGGGACCTCCGGCGCGCTGGCCCCGCTGGTGGAACTGGTCTCGCGCGATGGGCAGCCTGTCAATGCCATGTACTTCTGGCTGACGGGCGTTCTTTCCAGTTTTCTGGATAACGCCCCGACCTACATGGTCTTTTTCAATACCGCTGGTGGTGATGCGCAAACGCTCATGTACCATATGCCCGAAACTCTGGCGGCCATTTCCGCTGGCGCAGTCTTTATGGGCGCATGCAGCTACATAGGCAACGCGCCAAACTTTATGGTGCGGGCCATCGCGGAAGATCAGGGCGTGCGTATGCCTGGATTTTTTGGCTACATTTTGTGGTCGGTCTGCATCCTTGTGCCGCTGTTCGCTCTGTTGACCTGGTTTTTCTTCACTTAG
- a CDS encoding radical SAM protein codes for MSVDAQPRWFDAQAIGTALERETAPDAAELRDILNKSLELQPLTLAETVALMRVQDGVGVGRIMAAADEVKQKVYGDRIVLSAPLHISNHCGSECLYCANRKSNKAVERKYMTSPEMREAALKLIRQGHKRIFLVSGQLPNADIEYLAEAISILYTAFDGVGEVHSVNVNVGALESHEYAALLESYVGTVLIYQDTYHEASYRAAHISGPKSDYYARLNAADVAFQAGVPDVGGGLMLGLGPWQYDLLGIVQHQAHLLRAYDTGCRTLSLHRMRCAPGSNMQTPHPVSDADYLRCVAIARLAVPYAGIILTTKEPAGLWRDGCSAGASQLLTGSVANPYGNWIDNPEHKVPFPIGEDCHVDEVVRFLLEEARHLPSFCAACPRLGRTGEEFLSMVRECGMKNQCGPNSAASFLEFLLHYATPYTRLIGEQLLAEKMERMTTGELGAAKRLLTKVRAGRIDEFI; via the coding sequence ATGTCTGTTGATGCACAGCCCCGCTGGTTTGATGCCCAGGCCATTGGCACAGCTCTGGAAAGGGAAACAGCACCTGACGCCGCAGAGCTTCGGGATATCCTCAACAAGTCGCTTGAATTGCAGCCTTTAACCTTGGCGGAAACGGTCGCCCTCATGCGCGTGCAGGACGGCGTGGGCGTTGGCCGCATTATGGCTGCCGCCGATGAAGTCAAGCAAAAGGTTTACGGGGACCGTATTGTACTTTCCGCCCCCCTGCACATCTCCAACCACTGCGGCAGCGAATGCCTGTATTGCGCCAACCGCAAAAGCAACAAGGCCGTTGAGCGCAAGTACATGACCTCGCCTGAAATGCGCGAGGCAGCCCTCAAGCTCATTCGGCAGGGTCACAAACGTATTTTTCTTGTCAGCGGTCAGTTGCCCAATGCGGATATTGAATATCTGGCCGAGGCCATCAGCATTCTGTACACGGCTTTTGACGGCGTGGGCGAGGTACACAGCGTCAACGTGAACGTGGGTGCTCTCGAATCACATGAATATGCCGCCCTGCTTGAATCGTATGTGGGCACCGTGCTGATCTATCAGGACACCTACCACGAGGCCAGCTATCGCGCGGCTCACATCTCTGGCCCCAAGAGTGATTACTACGCCCGGCTGAACGCCGCCGATGTCGCCTTTCAGGCGGGTGTGCCGGACGTGGGCGGCGGCCTGATGCTGGGCCTTGGTCCCTGGCAGTATGATCTGCTGGGTATTGTGCAGCATCAGGCGCATTTGCTGCGGGCCTATGATACCGGTTGCCGCACCCTGAGCCTGCACCGCATGCGTTGCGCCCCCGGCAGCAACATGCAAACGCCCCATCCCGTGAGCGACGCCGACTACCTGCGGTGCGTGGCTATTGCCCGGCTGGCGGTTCCCTACGCGGGCATTATCCTCACCACCAAGGAACCTGCGGGCCTGTGGCGCGATGGCTGTAGCGCGGGCGCTTCGCAGCTGCTCACTGGCAGCGTTGCCAACCCCTACGGCAACTGGATCGACAATCCCGAGCACAAGGTTCCCTTCCCCATTGGCGAAGACTGCCATGTGGATGAGGTGGTGCGTTTTCTGTTGGAAGAAGCCCGCCATCTGCCGTCATTTTGCGCGGCCTGCCCCCGGTTGGGGCGCACGGGCGAGGAGTTCCTTTCCATGGTGCGCGAATGCGGCATGAAAAACCAGTGCGGCCCCAACTCTGCGGCATCGTTCCTGGAATTTCTGCTGCACTACGCTACGCCCTACACGCGCTTGATTGGCGAACAGCTGTTGGCCGAAAAAATGGAAAGGATGACCACGGGTGAGCTTGGCGCGGCCAAAAGGTTGCTGACCAAGGTGCGCGCTGGCCGTATTGACGAATTCATCTAA
- a CDS encoding BMP family ABC transporter substrate-binding protein produces MFSLRPVSLMLAFLLFLCLGFAQPAHCAEKPQGPLRVALLLETPTGDNDWNDSLVDGLRQAERELGIKASVITAQPGHDEAALQEMFRTAAGNNDLVLVASNGLHEVLRNNAANFRRTMFGCIDAGIRAPNIMSVTFADEQAAYLAGAAAAMLARQTDMPGISGRKIIGWITGEDCPAMRSLLGGFTEGARVIDPEVRVVNVVTGSFANAEAGRAAAKNLLDQGADILVLACGMGNGPALQEVKARNAYAVGLDTDKDNLLPGHVLTSILKHPNTAAYDIIAAAASGHFAGKEIMVRDLQNGGVDITSMEPFKAGAGKNLAPDMDRRLRELRGEILNGGIRLKSLRERTLCDCL; encoded by the coding sequence ATGTTCTCACTCCGCCCTGTTTCCCTTATGCTGGCTTTTTTGCTCTTCCTTTGCCTTGGCTTTGCCCAGCCAGCCCATTGCGCCGAAAAACCCCAAGGCCCCCTGCGCGTGGCCCTTCTGCTGGAAACGCCCACGGGCGATAACGACTGGAACGACAGTCTTGTGGACGGCCTGAGGCAGGCCGAGCGCGAGCTGGGCATAAAGGCTTCTGTGATTACCGCCCAGCCAGGGCATGACGAGGCGGCGCTTCAGGAAATGTTCCGAACTGCTGCGGGCAACAATGATCTGGTGCTGGTGGCTTCCAACGGTCTGCACGAAGTGCTGCGCAACAACGCCGCCAACTTTCGCCGCACCATGTTTGGCTGCATTGATGCCGGCATCCGCGCGCCAAATATAATGTCCGTAACATTTGCCGATGAGCAGGCGGCCTATCTTGCCGGGGCGGCTGCGGCCATGCTTGCCCGCCAGACCGACATGCCCGGCATAAGCGGACGCAAAATTATCGGCTGGATAACGGGTGAAGACTGCCCCGCCATGCGCTCCCTGCTGGGAGGATTCACCGAGGGCGCGCGCGTGATTGATCCAGAAGTACGTGTCGTCAACGTGGTTACAGGTTCATTTGCCAATGCGGAGGCTGGCCGCGCCGCAGCGAAAAATCTGCTCGACCAGGGTGCGGACATTCTGGTTCTGGCATGTGGTATGGGCAACGGCCCGGCCTTGCAGGAGGTTAAGGCGCGCAACGCATATGCCGTGGGGCTGGACACCGACAAGGACAACCTGCTGCCCGGCCATGTGCTCACCTCCATTCTCAAGCACCCAAACACGGCCGCCTACGACATCATAGCCGCTGCGGCCTCCGGCCACTTTGCAGGCAAGGAAATCATGGTGCGCGACCTGCAAAACGGCGGTGTGGACATTACGTCCATGGAGCCTTTCAAGGCTGGGGCTGGCAAGAATCTTGCCCCGGATATGGATCGCCGCCTGCGCGAACTGCGGGGCGAAATCCTCAACGGCGGCATCCGGCTCAAATCATTGCGCGAACGCACCTTGTGCGATTGTCTGTAA
- the ald gene encoding alanine dehydrogenase: protein MIIGVTKEIKADEYRVGITPAGVKAFTDHGHKVLVESGAGLGSRIGDDEFAKAGASMLPVEDVWAKAEMIMKVKEPLPSEYKYFRPGLLLFTYLHLAADKELTDALLNSGVVGLAYETVQPKDRSLPLLAPMSEVAGRMAVQMGSYILTKQAGGAGMLLGGVAGVQRARVAIVGGGTVGTEAAKMAMGLGAEVTILDNNLNRLRYLGDIFSSRVQTLASNEYNIAGAVQESDLVIGSVLIPGAMAPKLVTEAMIKTMRPGSVVVDVAIDQGGSFETTAGRPTTHHEPTYEKHGVIHYAVANIPGAVPVTSTYALTNATLPFALELADKGWKNACRDNIALERGLNTVDGQCTFAGVAEAFGLPCASTAQILR, encoded by the coding sequence ATGATTATTGGCGTCACCAAGGAGATCAAGGCCGATGAATACCGTGTGGGCATCACGCCCGCCGGGGTCAAGGCGTTCACTGACCACGGGCACAAGGTTCTGGTAGAAAGCGGCGCAGGGCTTGGCAGCCGTATTGGCGATGACGAATTTGCCAAGGCTGGCGCAAGTATGCTGCCAGTGGAAGATGTATGGGCCAAGGCTGAAATGATCATGAAGGTCAAGGAGCCACTGCCCAGCGAATACAAATATTTTCGCCCCGGCCTACTGCTCTTTACCTACCTGCATCTTGCGGCGGACAAGGAACTCACCGACGCCCTGCTTAATTCCGGGGTGGTGGGCCTTGCCTACGAAACCGTGCAGCCCAAGGATCGCAGCCTGCCGCTGCTGGCCCCCATGTCTGAAGTTGCGGGCCGTATGGCCGTGCAGATGGGTTCCTACATTCTGACCAAACAGGCAGGCGGCGCGGGTATGCTGCTGGGCGGCGTGGCTGGCGTGCAGCGCGCCAGGGTCGCCATTGTGGGCGGCGGCACCGTGGGTACGGAAGCCGCCAAAATGGCCATGGGCCTTGGCGCGGAAGTTACCATTCTGGACAACAACCTGAACCGCCTGCGCTATCTGGGCGACATTTTCTCTTCCCGCGTCCAGACCCTTGCTTCCAACGAATACAATATCGCCGGGGCAGTTCAGGAGTCCGACCTTGTTATCGGCTCCGTGCTTATTCCCGGCGCCATGGCCCCCAAACTGGTGACAGAAGCCATGATCAAAACCATGCGCCCCGGCAGCGTGGTGGTGGACGTGGCCATTGACCAGGGCGGTTCGTTTGAAACCACGGCGGGCAGGCCCACAACCCACCACGAACCCACCTATGAAAAACACGGCGTCATCCACTATGCCGTTGCCAACATTCCTGGGGCCGTGCCGGTCACGTCAACCTATGCCTTGACCAACGCCACTCTGCCCTTTGCCCTGGAACTGGCGGACAAAGGTTGGAAAAACGCCTGCCGCGACAATATCGCCCTTGAGCGCGGCCTGAATACGGTTGATGGACAGTGCACCTTTGCTGGCGTGGCCGAAGCCTTTGGCCTGCCCTGCGCCTCCACAGCCCAGATTCTGCGCTAG
- a CDS encoding bifunctional methionine sulfoxide reductase B/A protein has product MQNTYPMPPLSGLEADVLLRKATEPPYTGKYVNNHEAGTYICRQCGMPLYHSDDKFESGCGWPSFDTAVPGAVRRVPDADGRRVEIICANCGGHLGHVFEGEGFTEKNTRHCVNSLSMSFAPAGSDAEKAALARLAAKKETSAAGGVPLAATGASGQNAASGGCTATAIVAGGCFWGVEDAFQKIPGVCEAISGYTGGHTVNPSYEDVCRGDTGHAEAVLVRYDPSRVSYEQILRRFFEIHDPTQLNRQGPDWGEQYRSAVFYQGAEQKAVVEKLVTHLRELGYRVVTQIAPAGPFYEAEAYHQDFARRTGRGVCHMSVPRFSQRVDGTPVK; this is encoded by the coding sequence ATGCAAAACACGTATCCCATGCCGCCGCTTTCAGGACTGGAGGCGGATGTGCTGTTGCGCAAGGCCACAGAGCCGCCCTATACGGGCAAATATGTTAACAACCATGAGGCGGGCACCTATATCTGCCGCCAGTGCGGCATGCCGCTCTACCATTCGGACGACAAGTTCGAGTCCGGCTGCGGCTGGCCCAGCTTTGATACGGCTGTGCCGGGCGCGGTGCGCCGTGTGCCCGATGCAGACGGTCGCAGGGTTGAGATTATTTGCGCCAACTGCGGCGGGCATCTGGGACATGTGTTTGAGGGGGAAGGATTCACCGAAAAGAACACGCGCCATTGCGTCAATTCGCTGTCCATGAGTTTTGCCCCTGCGGGCAGCGATGCGGAAAAAGCGGCTCTGGCGCGGCTGGCAGCAAAAAAGGAAACCTCCGCTGCCGGGGGCGTTCCGCTGGCGGCTACAGGCGCTTCAGGCCAGAATGCGGCCTCTGGAGGATGCACGGCCACAGCCATTGTGGCTGGCGGCTGCTTCTGGGGGGTGGAAGACGCTTTTCAGAAAATACCGGGCGTGTGCGAGGCGATTTCTGGTTATACGGGCGGTCACACGGTCAACCCCAGTTATGAAGACGTGTGCCGGGGCGATACCGGCCATGCGGAGGCCGTGCTGGTGCGCTATGATCCCTCGCGCGTGAGTTACGAGCAGATTTTGCGCCGTTTTTTTGAAATCCACGATCCCACACAGCTCAACAGGCAAGGGCCGGACTGGGGCGAGCAGTATCGTTCAGCGGTCTTTTATCAGGGCGCGGAACAAAAGGCCGTGGTCGAAAAGCTGGTGACGCACCTGCGCGAGCTTGGCTACAGGGTGGTTACGCAGATTGCGCCCGCAGGGCCTTTTTATGAGGCAGAGGCCTACCATCAGGATTTTGCCCGCCGCACAGGGCGGGGCGTGTGCCATATGTCTGTGCCGCGCTTTTCGCAACGAGTGGATGGAACTCCGGTTAAATAA